GTCGCGGTAGACCGGGGCCACCTCGGCGACCGTCCAGGCCTGGCTGGCGCAGGTGGCGCACCAGGGCGCCCAGAACCAGAGCACCACCGGCCGGCCGGCGAGCGCGGCGGCGGAGAAGGGCTTGCCGTCCAGGGTGCGCCCGGTGAAACGCAGCGTCTCCGGCGCGGGCGGGATGCTCGACGGCACCGCGCCCGCCCCCGGCGGGATGCCCAATGGCACCGCACCCGCCCCGGGCGAGCCGGAAGCCGTCGGAGCCGGCCCGGCGGGTTGGGTCACGCCGACCGGGCGGGGTGGTGCCGCGCCGTCGGGCTCGCCGGCGGTGCAGGAGAGCGTACCCAGCAGGGTGGTGGCCAGCAGTGCGGCCACGACGGGTCGTTTCCGCATCCGCCGGCTCCTTTCGGTGCGGTCAGCCGGCCTTGACCAGGCGTAGCGCGAGTTCGGGGCAGACCTTGACGGCCTTCTGCGCGCCCTCGCGCAGCCAGGTCGGCACCGGGGTGGGTGGGAAGGCGGGGTAGCCGTTGGCGTCCAGCCGGATGAAGTCCGGTACGACGTGGGCGCAGAGCCCGTGGCCGTCGCAGCGGGACCAGTCCAGGGTCAGCTTCTGCGGGTTGCCGTCGGGTGCGCCGGGCAGCCCCATCACGCCCTTGACCCGTCGGCCGCAGCCCTCGCCGGTGGTGTGCAGCCGCAGGTCGTCGGCGAAGACCTCCATCGCGGAGAGGGCGAATCGGGACGTACCGTCGGGGTGGCTGCACGCGCCGCGGCCCTTGACGTCGCCGGCGGCGGCCCGGACCACCTCGACCGGGGCGCTGCCGGAGACCGCCAGGTCGACGGCGCGGGCCAGGTCGGGCAGGCCCATCTTGCACGGTCCACACTGCCCGGCCGACTCGCCGGCCAGGTAGCGGACCACCTGGGCGGCCTCGCCCAGCGGGCAGGTGTCCTTGCCGAGCGGGACGATGATGCCCGCGCCCAGGGTGCCGCCGACGGCGGCCAGCCCCTTGCGGGACACCTCGGCCCGGTCCGCCGCCGCCGCGGTGATCCACTTGCCGTGGTAGCCGCCCATCAGGATGCCCGGCCCCTCGGGCACCTCGCAGAGGTCGAGCACGTCCCGCAGCGGCGTACCGGCGGCACACTCCACCACGGCCGGGCGGCCGGCCGCGCCGGTGACGGTGAGCAGGACGGTGCCGGGCTCGTCGTCGGTGCCGAGCGCCGCATACTCGTACGGGCCGAGCCGGGCGGCGACGGCGAGCTGCGAGTACGTCTCGGCGTTGGAGAGCAGCGTCGGCAGCCCGCTGACCCCCGAGTCGCTGGAACGCTTCTTGGTGCCCGACGGGATGTGCGGCAACCCGTTGATGCCGTTGATCAACGCGCCGCCCTCACCGGAGATGAACCGGTGCGGCACGGTGACGATGCTGGTCCGCACCGGCATCGGGCGCTCCTCCAGCGCCAGGGTCAGCGACTCGCGGCCGATGCCGTCGTCGGCCACCCCGATGACGATCTCCTCGGCGTCCAACGCGAACGCGGCCAGCGCCGCGCCGTCGAGTATCAGGTGCGGGGCCCGGGTGAGCAGCACCTTGTCCTTCCAGCTCGCCGGCTCCCCCTCGGTGGCGTTGACCACCACCACCGGCGAGAGGTCCTGGCGCTCGCAGGACTCCAGCACCGCGCGCAGCTTCTTGGCGAACGGGAAACCCGCCCCGCCCTTGCCCTTGAGCTGCATGCTCTCGGCCAGCCGGAGCAGGTTGGCCGGTTCCATCGGGCCGATCGGGCCGTGGACCTCCTCGTGGGCGTACCGGTCGAGCCGGCCGAACTCGGCGAACCCGGCGGTGAGCCGGGGCTCGCCGACGCAGGCCACCGGCGGCACCGTCGTTCGCATCGTCATTTCGCCTCACCCCTCAGGCCGGCCCAGTACGCGCTGTCGACCGCGTCGGCGTTGGCCCGCTTGCCGCGCCGCGCCGGTCCCTTGTCGGAGGCCTTACGGGCCCGCCGCGAGGCCAGGTCGACCAGGGTCGGCGTGTCGTCGACGGGCAGTTCGTCGGTGACGTACCGGCCCGGGGGCCGCCAGTAGTCGGGAACCTCCTCCGGTTCCTCGTCCTCGATGCTGTGCCGACCGCTGCCACTGCGCGGCGCGGCGGAGATCGGCTCGCGCGGCGCGGCCGAGACCGGGTCCCGGGGCGCGGCGGAACGGGGCGCGGCCGAGACCGGGTCGCCGGCCTCCCAGCGGCGCGGGCTGTCCCACGGCTCCTCGGGGGCCTCGCTGCTCAGCGGCGGCGCGGAGTACCGGGCGCGGGCCTCCACCCGGGGCCGCGACCGGCGGGTGGTCACCTCGACCTCGTCGTCGTCGCGGCGGCGGCGCGACGTCCGCTCCTCGCGGCGGGCCACCGGCGCGTACTCGTCGGCGTCCCGACGGGACCGACGGTCCTCGTCGTCGCGACGGGACCGACGCTCGTCCTCGTCCCGGCGGGAGCGACCTTCGTCGTCGCGGCGGCGGGCGACCGGGGCCAGCTCCTCCTCGTCGACCCGACGACGGCGGGAGCCGCGCTCGGGCTCGGCCCGCAGCAGCTCGGTGTCGTCGTCGCGACGCCGCCGGGCCGGCCGCTCGTCCTCGTCCCGACCCACCGACACCAGGTCGTCCTCGTCCCGCCGACGGGCGGCCGGGGCCAACTCCTCGTCCCGGCGGCGGGGCGGCCGGACCGGCTCACGCAGGGTCCCGGGCTCCGGCACCACCGGTACGGTGAACCGCTCGGTGTCCCGCCGCCGGGCAGCACCGGCCGACGTGGACCAACCGCTGGTGGTGGTGGTGTCGGCCCAGCCGGCGGAGCGACTCCGACCCGACTTGCCCTCGCCCTTCTTCTCCCCGGCCTCGCCCTTACGCCCGGTGAGGTTGGCCAGCAACGTCTTGCCCAGCCCCTGGTCGACCGGCTTGCCGGCCATCGCCAGGTTCAGCGCGGCGGCCTGGGTCTGCTCCCGGCTGCGCTTACCCAGCGTCACCGAGAGCCGGACGAAGAGCGCCACCACCACCAGCAGCACACAGGCCAGGTAGCTCAGGGTCACCCAGGTGGCCGGCGGCCGACCGGTGTTCAGACCGTGCCCGATGGCGAACGGCCAGGAGACGTACGCCATCGAGTGCAACCCGCGCCAGAGCCACTTCGGGCCGACCCCGGCGAAGCGGGCCCGGATCAGACCGGTCCAGAGCACGCTCACCATCAGCAGGGCCGAGATGGTGCCGAGCCCCACGTAGAGGCCCCGACCACCGACGAACGGCACGATGGCGTCGGTGCTGCCGGCCCGCCCAATCGCGATCTTGGTGATGACGTGGAAGACCAGGCCGACCACGCCGATGATGCCGGTGGCCCGGTGCGCCGACTGGAGCAGCACCCGGTGCGGGATCTTCAGCACCAGCCGGTCGGTGGCGATCAGTCCCATCATCACGGTGAGGCTCAACGCGACCAGGGCGACCACCCCGGCGAAGAACTCGGTGAAGAAGAAGGAGAACGCGTACACCTGCTGCCCGGCAGAGGTGAGCATGGTGACCGCCCAGATCAGGGCGAGCACCGACCCGATCAACAGCATGATGGTCATCGGCGACCGGGCCTTACCTCCTCTGCTACTGCTCATGGTGCGGACGGTCTCGGCCTTCTCGCTCTGCTTTGCCCGGGCCATCTGCTCCTCGATCGTCTAACGGCGGCACGCCACCGGCCGACCCTGCTCCCACATCGAGTACGGCCGGACACCGCGAGCGGATCACCGGCTGCCAAAATTTTTTGGCAACTTCTTCGAACCGGTCGCCCCCGCCACACGTGTACGCCCCCACAGGTGCAAGGAAGGGCCCCCTATTAACGCATTCGGTATAGAAGGTGCCCCTTCTCACCCACGAGGTGGCCGAGGACGGGGCGGACGAGGGCGGGCGAGGACGGGGCGGGGCCGCTGAGCGGGGCGGGCGGGGCGACGCGAGGCAGGGCAGGGGCTTGGCGAGGGCTGGACAGGGATAGGCAGGCCAGGCGGGGGCAGGCCAGGCCGAGCGAGGGCACGCCAGGCCGAGCGAGGGCACGCCAGGCCGAGCGAGGGCACGCCGGGCCGGGCGAGGGCACGCCGGGCCGGGCGAGGGCAGGCCAGGCCGAGCGGGGGCACGCCGGGCCGGGCGGGGGCAGGCCAGGCCGGGCGGGGGCAGGCCAGGCCGGGCGGGGGCAGGCCAGGCTCCGGGCGAGGGCACGCCGGGCAGGGCGGGGGCAGGCCAGGCAGGTGGGCGCTCGATGCGACGAGAAGATCTTGGAAGGAATTCGCCCCCTGGGGGGCCTAATTTCTAGTCACCCTGGCTGCTGCGGACGCCTCGCCAGCAAGAAAAGGGCAAATAGGTGCAAGGTGGTCCGGCTGTCCAGTCCGACCGATGGCCGACGAGATCGCTCCCTCACCCCGCCCCCTCCCCACCCTTGCCGCACCCCTACCCCTACCCCTGCCCCTGCCCACCCACCCCACCTACCCCACCTCTCCGCGGGCTCTCTCCGTACACGATGGGTGTAGATCTTGGACACTTACCGTCCAAATAGAACGGTAAGTGTCCAAGATCTACCTCGGGGTTCGCTTCGACCGGTGAGTGGCGGGTGGAGGGCGTGGGCTGACGTGGGCGTGGAACGGGACAAATGCCCTGAACTGGGGCGATTTCTGGGTGCAGGTGGGGGAAGCTAGGACATCGGCGCTACTCGGGGCTCCTCCTCTCGGCCAGGCGAAGCGGTAGGTTCACCGGGCAGGGTGCACAAGCCTGCCGGACGAGCAGCCACGACCAGCCGGCCACTTGATGGGGCCCGGTGTCCGGAGCGCTCACCACTGGCTCGTTGCTTCAGCCGAGGCGGAGCGCGCTGAGCGCGTTCACCAGGGTCGACGTGCCGGTGAGTGCCCGTGGCCCCGCCGCCTCGGCCAGCCAGAACTGGCAGCCGGCCCGATCCACCCGTACGGCTACGACCTGCCCCGCGTGCCGTTCGGCCAACCGCCGCAACGCTCGGTGCAGTTCCCCCGACCCCGGATCACCAGCCCCCAGGTCACCCGCGCCCAGATCGCCAGCGACCGGTGCATCAGCCACCGGACCGGCCACGACCGGGCCACCGACCACGACCGGACCATCGGCCACGATCGGCCCACCGACCACGACCGGACCACCGACCACGACCGGACCACCGGCCACGACCCCGCCACCGACCACGACCGGACCACCGGCCACAACCGGACCACCGACCACGAGCGGACCACCGACCGGACCGCTCACCGCCGGTGACCCGGCAGGCGCCGCATCAGCCGCCGCCGGTACGCCGAACCTCGGGAGTGGGACCGGTCGACCAGGAGCCCGGGGTACGGCCGCCCGCAGCGCCGCCCCCAGGTGCGTGACCCGGTCGGCGACGGCCGCGGGCAGGCTGGGCCACCAGGGCGGATCGAGACACGGCGCATCGAGGCACGACGCATCGAGACGCGGCACATCGAGACTCGGCACATCGGGACGCGGCACATCGGGACGCGGCACATCGGGACGCGGCACATCGGGACGCGACTGATCGGAGCAAAGCTGATCGAGGCACGGCGCATCGGGGCGCGGTGGGAGGTCGACGCGCCACCGTATCCCGTGCATCCGACTCGGGTCGGTGTCGTCACGCCGGTGGTCGCGGGTCACCACGACCAGGCTCAGGTCGAGGCCGGTGACGAGGCGGATCAGGTCCGCCAGCGAGGGTACGTCCGGGGTCTGCGCCAGCACCAACAACCGGGCACCGGGCAGCCCTCGCCCGGCCTCGGCGACGTAACGCCCGGCCGGCTCGCCGCAACAGGCAGACCCGCCGGCACAAGCAGGGCCGCCGGCACAAGCAGGGCCGCCGGCACAAGCAGGGCCGCCGGCACAAGCAGGGCCGCCGGCACAAGCAGGGCCGCCGGCACAAGCAGGGCCGCCGGCGCAGGCAGGGCCGCCGCAACAGGCAGGGCCGCCGGCGTAGGTGACTGTGCCGTCGAGCAGGTGTTGGCCGAGGGGCTGCCGGCCGGGCTGGTCGAGGTGGGTCAGGTCTTCGGGGCGTACCCCGAAGGAGGCGGCGAGGGACGCGGCCCGGTAGTGCTCGCGGAGCTGGCGGATCGGCGTACCGTCGGGTTGGTGGCCGACGACGACGGCCTGTTCGCCCGGGGCCGGCTGCCAGCGGCGGTGGGTGACCCGGGTCAGGTCGGTGACCGTCACGGTCACCGCCGGGTAGATCCGGCGGCTGTCTCCGCAGGTACCGCACGGACCCCAGCCGGGGGCCAGGCCCGCGCCGCAGCACCGTGGACAGTCCGGGTCGGGCTGAGCCGGGGTACGCCGGCAGCAGGTGCAACGCCGCAGGGTGCTGCCGGGGCGGCAGTCGGGGCAGTCCCGGTGCCGGATCGGGGCGGCCCACCAGGTCGGCTCGGGCGGTTCGACGACGCGCAGCAGCCCGGTGGACGTCCAGCGGACGATCTGCCCGGTGTCCCGCTCGTGCAGGATCTCGCCCGGTTCGCCCTCGCGTAGCGGCGTGTGCCACCAGTACCCGTTGCGCCAGACCGCCTGCGCCGCCGGCCCGCCACCCAGGCCGCCGTGGCCCCGCCCGTCGAACGCACCCACATCGAAGCCGCCCCGCCCGTCGAACGTACCCACATCGGAGGGCACCGCCAGGTCGGCGCGGATCCGGCGGTCGAGCGCGGCCAGGTCGACCGTCTCCGGCGCGGAGAGCATCCC
Above is a window of Micromonospora yangpuensis DNA encoding:
- a CDS encoding TlpA family protein disulfide reductase, with translation MRKRPVVAALLATTLLGTLSCTAGEPDGAAPPRPVGVTQPAGPAPTASGSPGAGAVPLGIPPGAGAVPSSIPPAPETLRFTGRTLDGKPFSAAALAGRPVVLWFWAPWCATCASQAWTVAEVAPVYRDTVPIIGVAGLGEQQAIRDFVTEFELAQMPTLDDREGAVWRRFEVVEQSTFVIIDRDGRIVHQGFLDGEALTRRLAQLAG
- a CDS encoding NADH-quinone oxidoreductase subunit NuoF family protein, translated to MTMRTTVPPVACVGEPRLTAGFAEFGRLDRYAHEEVHGPIGPMEPANLLRLAESMQLKGKGGAGFPFAKKLRAVLESCERQDLSPVVVVNATEGEPASWKDKVLLTRAPHLILDGAALAAFALDAEEIVIGVADDGIGRESLTLALEERPMPVRTSIVTVPHRFISGEGGALINGINGLPHIPSGTKKRSSDSGVSGLPTLLSNAETYSQLAVAARLGPYEYAALGTDDEPGTVLLTVTGAAGRPAVVECAAGTPLRDVLDLCEVPEGPGILMGGYHGKWITAAAADRAEVSRKGLAAVGGTLGAGIIVPLGKDTCPLGEAAQVVRYLAGESAGQCGPCKMGLPDLARAVDLAVSGSAPVEVVRAAAGDVKGRGACSHPDGTSRFALSAMEVFADDLRLHTTGEGCGRRVKGVMGLPGAPDGNPQKLTLDWSRCDGHGLCAHVVPDFIRLDANGYPAFPPTPVPTWLREGAQKAVKVCPELALRLVKAG
- a CDS encoding ferric reductase-like transmembrane domain-containing protein, which translates into the protein MSSSRGGKARSPMTIMLLIGSVLALIWAVTMLTSAGQQVYAFSFFFTEFFAGVVALVALSLTVMMGLIATDRLVLKIPHRVLLQSAHRATGIIGVVGLVFHVITKIAIGRAGSTDAIVPFVGGRGLYVGLGTISALLMVSVLWTGLIRARFAGVGPKWLWRGLHSMAYVSWPFAIGHGLNTGRPPATWVTLSYLACVLLVVVALFVRLSVTLGKRSREQTQAAALNLAMAGKPVDQGLGKTLLANLTGRKGEAGEKKGEGKSGRSRSAGWADTTTTSGWSTSAGAARRRDTERFTVPVVPEPGTLREPVRPPRRRDEELAPAARRRDEDDLVSVGRDEDERPARRRRDDDTELLRAEPERGSRRRRVDEEELAPVARRRDDEGRSRRDEDERRSRRDDEDRRSRRDADEYAPVARREERTSRRRRDDDEVEVTTRRSRPRVEARARYSAPPLSSEAPEEPWDSPRRWEAGDPVSAAPRSAAPRDPVSAAPREPISAAPRSGSGRHSIEDEEPEEVPDYWRPPGRYVTDELPVDDTPTLVDLASRRARKASDKGPARRGKRANADAVDSAYWAGLRGEAK